The Lolium perenne isolate Kyuss_39 chromosome 6, Kyuss_2.0, whole genome shotgun sequence genome segment TCGCTAATTTTTTTGCGGGAAAGAACCTACTAATTTTGAATAAGAGTGTCATGTATTTCACATACTTGTTTTTGTTCTTATTTAGATCCACGAGGAAGATACATAAGCAATCAACACAACCTTCAAACAAACACACTCAAGGCCATACCCAGCTACCTTTTATTTAACTTCATAAGTCCACACCCAGCTTGCTCTAGCATACCACGGAGGTTGGAGCAGTTTTATTCGATCGGGGAGAAAGCACCATTATTATGGATGATCCCTCTTTGCTTACTTAGTTGTAGGCATCCGGGTTAGCGATGAGATAGGCCTCAACAGTCTTGAACATTTCGGTGGCAGATTCCTTGGCCTTGAGCATCATGTCCTTCCCCTCTGTGCCCTTGGATGTGCATTCCACCTTGGCCACACTCCCACCGTTGGTCGTCGGCCTAATCTTAATGTGCCATGTGGACGTCTCAACGCCATCACACTCTAGGGTGTATTTGCACTCACAATTGTCCACATCCAGGTACTCAACCTTCTTCTTCATGACATTGAAGGGCATGGCTGCACGATCAACAGTGTGTTACGATTTGAACATTTGTGCCAGAAAGTAGATTACATGAATGTACGTCATATGTGTGGTATGCATACCTGAGGAGCAGTTGTAGTGCCTGACGCTGCCGATCCCGCCATCTCCTTCAACGTGGTGGGCGCTGTCGACAATGTGTGGGGCGAGCTTGGGTGCCAGAGTGTGCCAGTCCATAACGGTGGCCCGGAACTTGCGTGGTGCGGACACCCGCGACTCCAACTCGAGGGTCCAGCTGTTGGTGGAAACCATTCTTGTGATTATAACCTACAACTAGCTAGGTGGAGATGGTGTGAGCTGAGACTATCGTACGCTGGGGAGATGTGATGTTTGAAGGTTGCCTGGAGAGTGGAAATGGATGCTTTAAATAGACGAACCATGGGCTAGTGGAGCTAGGCCCAACGAGTTTTTTGAAAAAATGGAGGGCACCATTGGCCACTCGATTGGTCAGAAACCGTGCACTAGAAAGCTTTGCACTTTCTCATTGCGTAGTGGAAGCGAAGGGTGCATTGGAAAATTTATCAAGAAGTtaaggaaaaaagaagaatggaGTGTCTATATAAAAAGCACAATATGAGTAAAGGATGCATCCAAACCGAATATAGGTAGCACACTTTCCTATTTGTGTGATGTGTAAGGATGGATACAATGCGTATTGCCTTTTTTTTACACGACCAATCTGTAGTGCTGCATATCTTCATGAGTCGTAGCGCTAGTCACCACGCGTGCAAGATAGATATGCATGTCACATAAACATACTCAATTCAATAAGTATTGATTTACTACTTCATGAAATATATATCTCATCATAATTATTTTCAATAGCAAGAAGAGTATGAGAGTCAATATAAGTATTTTCCTATGTGTTATCACCACTCTGTACCTTATTATTTTCATAATAATTTTCTAATACGATGATGAGACGAATATTTGTTACGTTCAAAAAAGAACATGATGCTTCAAAAGGCATGTACACACGACAATGAgacttgctattcatatgcaaaatTGAGAAAAGCAAATAATTTGCGGTTGTCAAAAGCCGCGGAGAactaaagaaaataaaagaagggGCATATCAGTCATAACGTTTAAAGGTTTACGTATTTTATACATATAAAATATATAAGTTGTTGTTATTTTCAATTTGGCGACCAGTTACATAAGAACTTTCGATTAAATTTGTGCCATATCAATTGAGGGTGTCTTCATATATGCAAGCGCATACAAACCTTTATCCAGAGTGAATTGTGACTATTGGCCGGTAGGATGTTATTCACAAGGTCCCGGTGTAAACAATATTTCAAAAGAAGGAGATAGGGAATATTTGAATCGTTTCAGCAGCTTTAATGGTATATTTGTGCGAAAAAATAGTAATTTTCTCTCTCCTTCGCCACATCTTGTGGTAATATTGTCAGATAT includes the following:
- the LOC127326703 gene encoding pathogenesis-related protein 1; amino-acid sequence: MVSTNSWTLELESRVSAPRKFRATVMDWHTLAPKLAPHIVDSAHHVEGDGGIGSVRHYNCSSAMPFNVMKKKVEYLDVDNCECKYTLECDGVETSTWHIKIRPTTNGGSVAKVECTSKGTEGKDMMLKAKESATEMFKTVEAYLIANPDAYN